In Opitutaceae bacterium TAV5, one genomic interval encodes:
- a CDS encoding tail protein, whose amino-acid sequence MSTTFLHGVEVLEVTNGPRAIRTVRTSVIGIVGTAPEADAAAFPLNRPVLIAASRREAALLGETGTLPAALDDIFDQVGAVVIVVRVAEGEGATPAEIAAATLTNIIGDVTPDGSTGIQCLVDAESVVGFSPRILIAPGFTNTKACADELLSVADRLRAVVPIDGPNTTDEAAITYAGDFGNARAYLVDPAVKVFADGVEVVRPNSARVAGLIAKSDNDRGFWWSPSNQEILGITGTARPVDFLLGDPNSRANLLNEQNVATIIRQDGFRLWGNRTLSSDPQFAFLSTRRTADVIADSIQRAHLWAVDRPVTRQLCESIADGVNSYLRSLVAMGAILGGECWYDRADNENNDLAQGVIRFRYKFTPPPPAEHIAFYAETVEDYYDVIFASS is encoded by the coding sequence ATGAGCACCACGTTTCTCCACGGCGTCGAAGTCCTCGAAGTCACCAACGGCCCCCGCGCCATCCGCACCGTCAGAACCTCCGTCATCGGCATCGTCGGCACCGCTCCCGAGGCCGACGCCGCTGCCTTCCCGCTTAACCGCCCCGTGCTCATCGCCGCGTCCCGCCGCGAAGCCGCCCTGCTCGGCGAGACCGGCACGCTCCCCGCCGCGCTTGACGACATCTTCGACCAGGTCGGCGCCGTCGTCATTGTCGTCCGCGTCGCCGAAGGCGAAGGCGCCACCCCCGCTGAAATCGCCGCCGCCACCCTCACCAACATCATCGGCGACGTCACCCCCGACGGCTCGACCGGCATCCAGTGCCTAGTCGATGCCGAGTCCGTCGTCGGCTTCTCCCCGCGCATCCTCATCGCTCCTGGCTTTACGAATACAAAAGCCTGCGCCGACGAACTCCTCTCCGTCGCCGACCGCCTCCGCGCCGTCGTCCCGATCGACGGGCCCAACACCACCGATGAAGCCGCCATCACCTACGCCGGCGACTTCGGCAACGCCCGCGCCTACCTCGTCGATCCCGCCGTCAAGGTGTTCGCCGACGGCGTCGAAGTCGTCCGCCCCAACTCCGCCCGCGTCGCCGGCCTCATCGCCAAGTCTGACAACGACCGCGGCTTCTGGTGGTCCCCCTCCAACCAGGAAATCCTCGGCATCACCGGCACCGCCCGCCCCGTCGATTTCCTCCTCGGCGATCCCAACTCCCGCGCCAACCTCCTCAACGAGCAAAACGTCGCCACCATCATCCGGCAGGACGGCTTCCGCCTGTGGGGCAACCGCACCCTCTCCAGCGATCCGCAGTTCGCCTTCCTCTCCACGCGCCGCACCGCCGACGTTATCGCCGACTCGATCCAGCGCGCCCACCTGTGGGCCGTTGACCGCCCCGTCACGCGCCAGCTTTGCGAGTCCATCGCCGACGGCGTCAACAGCTACCTGCGCTCCCTCGTCGCAATGGGCGCCATCCTCGGCGGCGAGTGCTGGTATGACCGTGCCGACAACGAAAACAACGACCTCGCGCAGGGCGTCATCCGGTTCCGCTACAAGTTCACGCCGCCTCCGCCCGCCGAGCACATCGCCTTCTACGCCGAGACCGTCGAGGACTACTACGACGTTATCTTCGCTAGCAGCTAA